Proteins encoded together in one Mycolicibacter minnesotensis window:
- a CDS encoding type I polyketide synthase, translated as MAGRFPGARTLSAFWNNLRTGTESIVTLSEDELRANGVSDKALANHNYVRRAALLEGIDEFDASFFGFTPLAARTMDPQHRLFLQTAWHALEDAGYLPGEIEGSVGVYGTSTTSGYLLHNLMSHYDPNLIIGQGVSFEMVNLSLQNDKDYLATRVAHQLDLHGPALSVQTACSSALVALHLACQSILNGECDMALAGGASLRVPHHIGYWHEPGSMVSASGHCRPFDVRADGTIFSSGVGVVVLKSLEAAVDDGDQIHAVIRGSALNNDGGTKMTYAAPTAAGQADVIAEAHAVAEVDASTISYIESHGTATPLGDPIEIEGLRQAFSVSDQPRSGHCYVGSVKSNIGHLESAAGIASLIKTILCLKHQAIPGTLHYTSPNPELHLESGPFRIRGEYGPWETEQAVRRAGVSSFGVGGTNAHVIVEEWPREDIAASAPKPGPEVLLLSARTAEALAQGRAELSAELSGVDDTDGSALPDVAYTLAGRKPHTLRLAAVVADRADAAAVLSSEESENVFIGEGVDLAEVSSEATDRVVFLFPGQGAQHIGMARGLYDSEPVFAEYFDRCAAGFESELGYDLRAMIFEGTSRDLERTDRTQPALFTVEYALAKLVESYGVRPAALIGHSIGEYAAATVAGVFDLDTAIKVVAMRARLMHAAPRGVMVAVPISADAVGAYLTGDVDLAAVNDPDGCVVAGADSDIRDFTERLKQAGINARRVRTSHAFHSRLMDSMISEFTAFLSRQTLNEPQIPLLSNLTGTWLAPSEATNPATWARSVRATVRFADEIDTVLADPHRVLLEVGPGATLTASAARNPKFASGHRAVRLMRHHAQNRDDRDTFLLALGQLWAAGIEVDWSPLHGDYQPQRVTVPGYPFERQRHWLEHNAGATWVSGAGAASGAAAGGQGSGNGTSGSSGTSIEATLQRIWAVCLGVGSVERTANFFDIGGDSLVAISVAMAASHEGLDITPQDLYDNPTVAALAKALTARYTAGGLGRQSLGEVEHPPVPPNITYFLENGVREHGRWRIPLILRLRPEVSVDDVAAVLTAVVNHHDALRLRITERAGTWEQRIVEPGEFGEISTHSLPEGMTAEGDAVRTLLAEHIRDQDLASPPLTALYIRGASGDLCYLALSLHGGVGDEASRDILVTDIFTAFGQKLGGNDIELQPVGVGWTEWSQRCAGLATHPAVLESREFWLKTTKSATLRLAAEVAEPPAAADLSKLTTTLAAADTSEIDDARRRLRLPINEILLAGLSRAVGSAVGEGTLAVDMGGAGRSVLKPEVDLRRTVGWFTTLYPVALGCSADGQGSARQLLDSIHETLDGVPHYGIGYGLLRYLYAPTARLFGSVAPADVHFSYVGAIPEPPSLGDAPVQFDPDTAMPVREAIPGLGHALELRAYRTGGVLYLDWWHDSRRIAESVVRAIADGFSAAVMDLVRAALAEEDMASEGEDEMTLVELS; from the coding sequence ATGGCGGGGCGCTTTCCGGGCGCCCGCACCCTGTCGGCGTTCTGGAACAACCTGCGCACCGGCACCGAATCCATCGTCACGCTGTCCGAAGACGAACTGCGCGCCAATGGTGTGAGCGACAAGGCGCTGGCCAACCACAACTATGTGCGCCGGGCCGCGCTGCTGGAGGGCATCGACGAGTTCGACGCGAGCTTCTTCGGTTTCACCCCGCTGGCCGCCCGCACCATGGACCCCCAGCACCGGCTCTTCCTGCAGACGGCATGGCATGCCCTCGAGGACGCCGGCTACCTTCCCGGCGAGATCGAGGGCTCGGTCGGCGTTTACGGAACCAGCACCACCAGCGGTTACCTGCTGCACAACCTCATGTCGCACTACGACCCGAACCTGATCATCGGTCAGGGCGTCAGCTTCGAGATGGTCAACCTCTCGCTGCAGAACGACAAGGACTATCTGGCCACTCGGGTCGCCCACCAACTCGACCTGCATGGGCCTGCGCTGTCGGTGCAGACGGCCTGTTCGTCGGCATTGGTCGCGCTGCACCTGGCCTGCCAGAGCATCCTCAACGGTGAATGCGACATGGCCCTGGCCGGTGGGGCGTCACTACGGGTTCCACACCACATCGGATATTGGCACGAGCCGGGTTCGATGGTCTCGGCCAGTGGGCACTGCCGACCGTTCGACGTGCGGGCAGACGGGACGATCTTCTCCAGCGGCGTCGGCGTGGTGGTACTCAAGTCGCTGGAGGCGGCCGTCGACGACGGTGACCAGATCCACGCGGTCATCCGGGGTTCGGCGCTGAACAACGACGGCGGCACCAAGATGACCTATGCCGCGCCCACCGCCGCCGGGCAGGCCGACGTGATCGCCGAGGCGCACGCGGTGGCCGAGGTGGACGCCTCCACCATCAGCTACATCGAGTCGCACGGCACCGCGACCCCGCTGGGAGACCCGATCGAGATCGAGGGCCTGCGCCAGGCGTTCTCCGTCTCCGATCAGCCACGGTCCGGCCACTGCTACGTGGGTTCGGTGAAGTCCAACATCGGGCACCTGGAGTCGGCCGCAGGTATTGCCAGCCTCATCAAGACCATTCTGTGCCTCAAACACCAGGCCATTCCGGGCACGCTGCACTACACCAGCCCCAACCCCGAACTGCACCTGGAATCCGGCCCGTTCCGGATCCGCGGGGAGTACGGGCCCTGGGAAACCGAGCAGGCCGTCCGGCGCGCCGGGGTCAGCTCGTTCGGCGTGGGCGGCACCAACGCCCACGTCATCGTCGAAGAGTGGCCCCGAGAAGACATTGCGGCGTCGGCACCCAAGCCAGGCCCCGAAGTGCTGTTGCTGTCGGCGCGTACCGCCGAGGCGCTGGCGCAGGGACGCGCCGAGCTGTCCGCTGAGCTCAGCGGCGTCGACGACACGGACGGGTCCGCTCTGCCTGACGTCGCGTACACGCTGGCCGGTCGCAAGCCGCACACATTGCGGCTGGCGGCTGTGGTCGCCGACCGCGCCGACGCGGCCGCGGTCCTCAGTTCGGAGGAAAGTGAGAACGTCTTCATCGGTGAAGGCGTCGACCTCGCCGAGGTGAGCTCTGAGGCCACCGACCGGGTGGTGTTCCTGTTCCCGGGTCAGGGCGCCCAGCACATCGGGATGGCACGCGGCCTCTACGACAGCGAGCCGGTGTTCGCCGAGTACTTCGACCGCTGCGCTGCCGGGTTCGAGTCAGAGCTGGGCTATGACCTGCGCGCGATGATCTTCGAGGGCACTTCGCGCGATCTGGAACGCACCGACCGCACCCAGCCGGCACTGTTCACCGTGGAGTACGCGCTGGCGAAGTTGGTCGAGAGTTACGGGGTGCGGCCCGCGGCGCTGATCGGCCACAGTATCGGCGAATACGCCGCGGCGACCGTCGCCGGCGTGTTCGACCTCGACACCGCGATCAAGGTGGTGGCGATGCGGGCGCGGCTGATGCACGCCGCACCTCGCGGCGTGATGGTGGCCGTGCCGATCAGTGCCGACGCGGTCGGTGCCTACCTGACCGGCGACGTCGACCTGGCAGCGGTCAACGACCCCGACGGCTGCGTGGTCGCCGGAGCCGATTCCGACATCCGCGACTTCACCGAGCGGCTCAAGCAGGCCGGAATCAACGCGCGCCGGGTGCGCACCTCGCATGCGTTCCACTCCCGGCTGATGGATTCGATGATCTCGGAGTTCACCGCCTTCCTGTCCCGCCAGACCCTTAACGAGCCGCAGATCCCGCTGCTGTCGAACCTGACCGGCACCTGGTTGGCGCCCAGCGAAGCGACCAACCCGGCGACATGGGCACGCAGCGTGCGGGCCACGGTGCGGTTCGCCGACGAGATTGACACCGTGCTGGCCGACCCGCACCGCGTCCTTCTCGAGGTCGGTCCCGGTGCCACTCTGACCGCCTCCGCGGCCCGCAACCCGAAGTTCGCGAGTGGACATCGGGCCGTCCGTCTGATGCGCCACCACGCCCAGAACCGCGACGACCGCGACACCTTCCTGCTGGCGCTGGGTCAACTGTGGGCTGCCGGTATCGAGGTGGACTGGTCACCGCTGCACGGCGACTACCAGCCCCAACGTGTCACCGTCCCCGGTTATCCGTTTGAGCGCCAACGGCATTGGCTCGAGCACAATGCCGGCGCCACCTGGGTGTCCGGCGCGGGTGCCGCGAGCGGTGCCGCCGCGGGCGGGCAGGGCAGCGGTAACGGCACCAGCGGCTCGAGCGGCACCTCTATCGAGGCGACGCTGCAACGGATCTGGGCAGTGTGCCTGGGTGTCGGCTCGGTCGAGCGCACGGCCAACTTCTTCGACATCGGCGGCGACTCGCTGGTGGCGATCAGCGTCGCTATGGCCGCCTCGCATGAGGGCCTGGACATCACCCCGCAGGACCTCTACGACAACCCGACGGTCGCGGCGCTGGCAAAGGCACTGACCGCCCGTTACACCGCCGGCGGGCTGGGCCGCCAGTCCCTCGGCGAGGTGGAGCACCCGCCGGTACCGCCGAACATCACCTACTTCCTGGAAAACGGTGTCCGCGAGCACGGTCGCTGGCGTATCCCGTTGATCCTGCGGCTGCGGCCCGAGGTCTCAGTCGACGACGTCGCAGCCGTGTTGACCGCGGTGGTCAACCACCACGACGCGCTGCGGCTGCGCATCACCGAGCGGGCCGGTACCTGGGAGCAGCGGATCGTCGAGCCCGGCGAGTTCGGCGAGATCAGCACCCACTCGCTGCCCGAGGGCATGACAGCCGAAGGCGATGCAGTGCGCACCCTGCTGGCCGAGCACATCCGCGATCAGGATCTGGCCAGCCCGCCGCTGACGGCGCTCTACATCCGGGGCGCCTCGGGTGACTTGTGCTACCTCGCGCTGAGCCTGCACGGAGGAGTCGGCGACGAGGCCTCCCGCGACATCCTGGTAACCGATATCTTCACCGCCTTCGGTCAGAAGCTGGGCGGCAACGACATCGAACTGCAGCCGGTCGGGGTCGGATGGACCGAGTGGTCGCAGCGGTGCGCCGGACTGGCAACCCACCCGGCGGTGCTGGAAAGCCGCGAATTCTGGCTGAAGACAACGAAGTCGGCGACGCTGCGGCTGGCCGCAGAGGTCGCCGAGCCCCCGGCTGCGGCTGATCTGTCCAAGCTCACCACGACACTGGCCGCGGCCGACACCAGCGAGATCGACGATGCGCGTCGGCGGCTGCGGCTGCCGATCAATGAGATCCTGCTGGCCGGGCTGAGCCGGGCGGTGGGATCGGCGGTCGGTGAGGGCACTCTCGCCGTCGACATGGGGGGAGCGGGCCGTTCGGTGCTCAAACCCGAGGTCGACTTGCGTCGTACCGTGGGCTGGTTCACCACGCTCTACCCGGTTGCGCTGGGCTGCTCCGCCGACGGCCAGGGCAGTGCTCGGCAGCTGCTGGACTCGATCCACGAAACGTTGGACGGCGTACCGCATTACGGGATCGGCTACGGCCTGCTCCGCTACCTGTACGCACCGACCGCGCGACTGTTCGGCTCGGTTGCCCCTGCTGATGTGCACTTTTCCTACGTCGGGGCGATTCCCGAGCCGCCGTCGCTCGGCGATGCTCCCGTGCAGTTCGACCCCGATACCGCGATGCCGGTGCGCGAGGCGATCCCGGGGCTGGGGCACGCGCTGGAGCTGCGGGCCTATCGCACCGGCGGTGTGCTGTACCTGGATTGGTGGCATGACAGTCGCCGGATCGCGGAGTCTGTGGTGCGCGCGATCGCCGACGGGTTCTCCGCGGCGGTGATGGACCTGGTCCGCGCGGCCCTCGCCGAAGAGGACATGGCCTCGGAAGGCGAAGACGAAATGACCTTGGTCGAGCTGTCTTAG
- a CDS encoding type I polyketide synthase yields MTGTSTTIFNRMSAMGADKRGALTEQFDKASRIAAAEPIAVVGIGCRFPGGASGPDAYWNLLENGRDAITEIPADRWDAEEYYDPDPLAAGRMSSKWGGFISDVAGFDADFFGISPREAEAMDPQQRLMLEVAWEALEHAGMSPETLSGIRSAVMMGVYYTEYQGISAANPDAIDGYSATGNAHAVAVGRIAYLLGLRGPAVAMDSACSSSLVTIHMACQSLRMRESDLALAGGVSLILRPETQIAMAKWGMLSPRGRCHTFDAGADGFVRGEGAGIVVLKRLTDAIRDGDRVLAVVRGSAINQDGKSNGLTAPNTLAQIDAITRALRSADVAANSVNLVETHGTGTALGDPIEFEALADVYGRGADKCALGAVKSNIGHLEAAAGIAGFIKAALSVQRGKIPPNLHFSKWNPAIDPSPTRLFVPTEMTPWPAAEGPRRAAVSSFGLGGTNAHVVLEQGPDPVAGSAPADPVATLVVSGKNEQRVADWAATLADWIDGPGAAVPLADIAHTLNHHRSRYAKFATVCARDTEQALAGLRAVAGGYPAPGVVGTRTAVRGKGTVFLYSGQGSQWAGMGRQLLLDEPAFAAAVDELEPDFVAQVGFSLRQVLESGEPVVGIDRIQPVLVGMQLALTALWRSHGVEPDAVIGHSMGEVAASVVAGALSPADGLKVIATRSKLMARLSGQGAMALLELDADAAEKLVAAHPDITVAVYAAPQQTVIAGPPDQVDAVVAIVDAQGKLARRVEVDVASHHPTVDPILGELRRALADLTPSAPKIPLISTVGHEATGVPALDADYWVHNLRNPVRFSQAVTAAAAAHATFVEVSPHPLLSHAINGNLETTRPSGDSVVTGTLLRDQPEALSFHTNLATVAPPSADASQPDGGIGRADLPPRPWQHTRYWAAPVAAHRHSADAHPLLGVHVELPAGHGHVWKADVGTDLVAWMAHHKVHGQVVMPATGFAEMALAAAGEALGLPASAIAVDRVEVEQMLRVDERTEVTTRLLHDADGTEELRIEIHSRPAGGSWSRHAVARAATSQPAAEPPRPTPTSGGTALSPADLYTALRRTGLQHGPAFAALTRIVRKPGGASEAEIVLPDEATAHRGYRIHPVMLDAALQCLAAALPDESLMGPAGMEEATYLPVAVENIRIFGEVGRRARGHAELTSHDDGGILGRVTLTDDTGAVTAELSGIYLQRVQRRTVPLPLSQKIFDTEWIDADAPAQPPAAADGSWLVLAEDSESHALAADLAARFGSDSRRVITADLTSEAAVREAFAQTADDPNRPPVGVVVLAARGAFDGSETGDAPSRGRDLAWSVASTVRTLVGGWHGTAPRLWLVGRNGLTVGAGGQAEAGDPSICALKGLVRVLAYEHPDLRTGVVDLDAGADPVAALITELGLASTDDVVAWRGDKRYAERLKRATLTATDVPAVRSDGAYVLTGGLGGIGLVVARWLIDHGAARIVLNSRSQPSEEQRAVLAELEERAQIAVVSGDLAAPGVAESLVAAAEQTGHVLRGVIHGAAVIDDQIVVGIDKDTLSRVWAPKAAAALRLHVATVGKDLDWWVGFSSTSSLLGAPGQAAYAAASAWLDGLVAWRRSAGLPAITINWGQWSGVGVAQELKFSALDPINPDEGMEALEAILGGDLSRVGVARLRLDRVAAAFPELQQLGYFATLAEELDLDDDDDGWPGPEGLKQLSAAEASAAVVARLGSRIMAIMGYPKGSVIEPARPLTELGMDSLMAVRIRNTVRGDFGAEPPVALLLQGASLTDLAADLARQLGLAEPEGAEGAGDVGGVRGRAQQRAAARQRAAARRKVGDRS; encoded by the coding sequence ATGACGGGAACCTCCACGACGATCTTCAACAGGATGTCGGCGATGGGCGCCGACAAGCGGGGGGCGCTGACCGAGCAGTTCGACAAGGCGTCGCGGATCGCCGCCGCCGAGCCGATCGCCGTCGTGGGCATCGGCTGCCGCTTTCCGGGCGGCGCCTCGGGCCCGGACGCCTACTGGAACCTGTTGGAGAACGGGCGCGACGCCATCACCGAAATCCCGGCGGATCGCTGGGATGCCGAGGAGTACTACGACCCCGACCCCTTGGCTGCGGGTCGGATGTCATCGAAGTGGGGCGGCTTCATCTCCGACGTCGCCGGATTCGACGCCGACTTCTTCGGGATCTCTCCGCGCGAGGCCGAGGCAATGGACCCGCAACAGCGGCTGATGCTCGAAGTGGCCTGGGAGGCCCTCGAGCACGCCGGGATGTCCCCGGAAACCTTGTCGGGAATCCGCTCCGCGGTAATGATGGGTGTGTATTACACCGAATACCAAGGTATTTCGGCAGCAAACCCTGATGCTATCGACGGCTACTCCGCGACCGGAAACGCCCACGCGGTCGCTGTGGGCCGGATCGCCTACCTGCTCGGCTTGCGCGGACCGGCCGTCGCGATGGACTCGGCGTGTTCTTCGTCGCTCGTCACCATCCACATGGCCTGCCAGAGCCTGCGAATGCGCGAGAGCGACCTGGCTCTGGCCGGAGGCGTCAGCCTCATTCTGCGACCGGAAACCCAGATCGCCATGGCTAAGTGGGGAATGTTGTCCCCGCGTGGCAGATGCCACACCTTCGACGCAGGCGCCGACGGATTCGTGCGCGGCGAAGGCGCCGGGATCGTGGTGCTCAAGCGCCTCACCGACGCCATCCGCGACGGCGACCGGGTATTGGCCGTGGTCCGCGGCTCAGCGATCAATCAGGACGGCAAGTCCAATGGACTGACTGCTCCCAACACGCTCGCCCAGATCGACGCCATCACCCGGGCTCTGCGCAGCGCCGACGTAGCCGCCAACTCGGTCAACCTGGTCGAAACCCACGGCACCGGAACGGCTTTGGGTGACCCCATCGAGTTCGAGGCGCTTGCCGACGTCTACGGTCGCGGTGCCGACAAGTGCGCGTTGGGTGCGGTCAAGAGCAACATCGGACACCTCGAGGCGGCCGCGGGAATCGCAGGTTTCATCAAGGCCGCACTATCGGTGCAGCGGGGGAAGATCCCACCGAATCTGCATTTCTCCAAGTGGAATCCGGCGATCGACCCGTCCCCGACGCGGCTGTTCGTTCCTACCGAGATGACACCCTGGCCGGCGGCCGAGGGGCCACGACGTGCCGCGGTGTCGTCGTTCGGGTTGGGTGGAACGAATGCCCACGTGGTGCTCGAACAGGGTCCCGACCCGGTGGCGGGCTCGGCTCCGGCTGATCCGGTCGCCACGCTGGTGGTATCGGGCAAGAACGAGCAGCGAGTGGCCGATTGGGCGGCGACCCTGGCCGATTGGATCGACGGTCCGGGCGCGGCCGTCCCACTGGCCGACATCGCCCACACCCTCAACCACCACCGCAGCCGGTACGCCAAATTCGCCACGGTCTGCGCGCGCGACACCGAGCAGGCGCTGGCCGGGCTGCGGGCGGTCGCCGGCGGATACCCGGCCCCCGGGGTGGTCGGTACCCGCACCGCGGTGCGCGGCAAGGGAACCGTTTTTCTGTACTCAGGGCAGGGATCGCAGTGGGCGGGCATGGGCCGTCAACTGTTGCTCGATGAGCCGGCCTTCGCCGCCGCCGTCGATGAGCTGGAGCCCGATTTCGTTGCACAGGTGGGGTTCTCGCTGCGGCAGGTCCTGGAATCCGGCGAACCGGTGGTCGGCATCGACCGCATCCAGCCAGTGCTGGTGGGCATGCAGCTGGCGTTGACCGCGCTATGGCGATCCCACGGGGTCGAACCGGACGCCGTGATCGGGCATTCGATGGGGGAGGTGGCCGCCTCCGTGGTGGCCGGTGCGCTGAGCCCCGCCGACGGCCTGAAAGTGATCGCCACCCGGTCGAAGCTGATGGCCCGATTGAGCGGCCAGGGCGCGATGGCACTGCTGGAGCTGGACGCCGATGCCGCCGAGAAGCTGGTCGCTGCGCACCCCGACATCACGGTGGCGGTCTACGCCGCGCCGCAGCAGACGGTGATCGCCGGTCCGCCCGACCAGGTCGATGCGGTGGTCGCGATCGTCGACGCCCAGGGCAAGCTCGCCCGCCGCGTTGAGGTGGATGTTGCGTCGCATCACCCCACCGTTGACCCCATCCTGGGGGAGTTGCGGAGAGCACTGGCCGATCTGACGCCGTCGGCGCCGAAGATTCCGCTGATCAGCACCGTCGGACACGAGGCAACCGGCGTGCCCGCCCTGGATGCGGACTACTGGGTGCACAACCTGCGCAACCCGGTTCGATTCAGCCAAGCCGTCACCGCTGCCGCGGCGGCGCATGCCACCTTCGTCGAGGTCAGCCCGCACCCGCTGCTCAGCCATGCGATCAACGGCAATCTCGAGACGACGCGGCCCTCCGGCGACAGCGTGGTGACCGGAACGCTGTTGCGGGATCAGCCGGAGGCACTGAGCTTCCACACCAACCTGGCGACCGTCGCGCCCCCATCGGCGGATGCGTCGCAGCCCGACGGCGGAATCGGCCGCGCCGACTTGCCGCCCCGGCCGTGGCAACACACGCGGTACTGGGCGGCACCGGTGGCTGCCCATCGCCACTCCGCCGACGCGCATCCCCTGTTGGGCGTCCACGTCGAGTTGCCGGCGGGCCACGGCCACGTCTGGAAGGCCGACGTGGGCACCGACTTGGTGGCATGGATGGCTCACCACAAGGTGCACGGCCAGGTTGTGATGCCGGCCACCGGTTTTGCCGAGATGGCGTTGGCCGCCGCCGGCGAAGCCCTGGGGCTGCCCGCGTCTGCGATCGCCGTGGACCGGGTCGAGGTCGAGCAGATGCTGCGTGTCGACGAGCGCACCGAAGTCACCACGCGCCTGTTGCACGACGCCGATGGCACCGAAGAGCTGCGGATCGAGATCCACTCCCGCCCGGCCGGCGGCAGCTGGTCACGACACGCTGTGGCGCGCGCCGCCACATCGCAGCCGGCCGCTGAGCCACCACGACCGACACCCACCAGCGGTGGCACCGCATTGTCACCGGCGGACCTGTACACGGCCCTGCGGCGAACCGGTCTGCAGCACGGGCCGGCCTTCGCCGCCCTGACCCGGATCGTGCGTAAGCCCGGTGGCGCCTCGGAAGCCGAGATCGTGCTACCCGACGAAGCCACCGCGCACCGCGGATATCGCATCCACCCGGTCATGCTCGACGCAGCGCTGCAGTGCCTGGCAGCAGCGCTGCCCGACGAATCCTTGATGGGTCCGGCCGGGATGGAAGAAGCCACCTACCTGCCGGTGGCAGTCGAGAACATCCGGATCTTCGGCGAAGTCGGTCGCCGGGCACGCGGCCACGCCGAGCTGACCAGCCACGACGACGGCGGAATCCTGGGGCGCGTCACCCTGACCGATGACACCGGCGCGGTGACCGCCGAGCTGTCCGGTATCTACCTGCAGCGGGTGCAGCGGCGGACCGTTCCACTGCCGCTGTCACAGAAGATCTTCGACACCGAATGGATCGACGCGGACGCACCCGCGCAACCACCGGCGGCCGCCGACGGCAGCTGGCTGGTGCTGGCCGAAGATTCCGAAAGTCACGCGCTGGCCGCTGACTTGGCAGCGCGATTCGGATCCGACAGCCGCCGAGTGATCACCGCGGATCTGACCAGTGAGGCGGCAGTGCGGGAGGCCTTCGCGCAGACCGCCGACGACCCGAACCGGCCGCCGGTCGGCGTCGTGGTGTTGGCGGCCCGGGGAGCCTTCGACGGTAGCGAAACCGGCGATGCCCCCTCTCGCGGCCGTGACCTCGCCTGGTCGGTCGCTTCGACGGTGCGCACCCTCGTGGGCGGCTGGCATGGCACCGCACCGCGATTGTGGCTGGTGGGCCGCAATGGCCTGACGGTCGGCGCCGGTGGGCAGGCGGAGGCGGGTGACCCGTCAATCTGTGCGCTCAAGGGGCTGGTGCGGGTGTTGGCCTATGAGCACCCGGACCTGCGCACCGGTGTGGTCGACCTGGACGCGGGTGCCGACCCGGTGGCGGCATTGATCACCGAATTGGGGCTGGCGAGCACCGACGACGTGGTGGCCTGGCGGGGGGACAAGCGTTACGCCGAGCGGCTTAAGCGCGCGACCCTGACCGCGACCGATGTTCCGGCTGTGCGCTCTGACGGCGCCTACGTGCTGACCGGCGGCCTGGGCGGCATCGGATTGGTCGTCGCCCGCTGGCTGATTGACCACGGTGCCGCGCGCATCGTGCTGAACAGCCGATCGCAGCCCTCCGAGGAACAGCGCGCCGTACTGGCCGAGCTTGAAGAGCGGGCCCAGATCGCGGTCGTCTCGGGCGATCTCGCGGCACCGGGCGTGGCTGAGAGTCTGGTGGCCGCGGCGGAGCAGACCGGGCATGTGCTGCGCGGTGTCATTCACGGTGCCGCGGTGATCGATGACCAGATCGTGGTCGGCATCGACAAAGACACCCTGAGCCGGGTGTGGGCTCCCAAGGCCGCGGCAGCGCTGCGTCTACACGTCGCGACGGTCGGTAAGGACCTCGACTGGTGGGTCGGATTCTCTTCGACCTCGTCATTGCTGGGGGCACCTGGCCAGGCGGCCTACGCTGCGGCCAGCGCCTGGCTGGACGGGCTGGTGGCGTGGCGGCGGTCCGCCGGGCTGCCGGCGATCACCATCAACTGGGGGCAGTGGTCCGGAGTCGGGGTCGCCCAGGAGCTCAAGTTCAGTGCCCTGGACCCGATCAACCCCGACGAAGGCATGGAGGCTCTCGAGGCGATTTTGGGTGGCGACCTGTCCCGGGTCGGCGTCGCACGGCTACGCCTGGACCGGGTGGCCGCGGCGTTCCCGGAACTGCAGCAACTCGGGTACTTCGCCACTCTTGCCGAGGAGTTGGACCTCGACGACGACGATGATGGCTGGCCCGGTCCGGAAGGCTTGAAGCAGCTCAGCGCTGCCGAGGCCAGCGCGGCCGTTGTTGCGCGGCTGGGTTCGAGGATCATGGCGATCATGGGATACCCCAAGGGCAGCGTTATCGAGCCCGCCCGGCCGTTGACCGAGCTCGGGATGGACTCGCTGATGGCGGTCCGTATTCGTAACACCGTCCGGGGCGATTTCGGAGCGGAGCCTCCGGTCGCACTGCTGCTGCAGGGTGCCTCGCTGACGGACCTGGCCGCCGACCTGGCCCGCCAGCTCGGCCTCGCCGAGCCAGAGGGTGCAGAAGGCGCCGGCGACGTCGGCGGTGTTCGGGGCCGCGCTCAGCAGCGTGCCGCGGCACGCCAGCGGGCCGCGGCACGGCGAAAAGTAGGAGATCGTTCGTGA